From Hyphomicrobiales bacterium:
ATCACCTGAAGGCCACCTTCTTTGCGGTGATGGCCTCCTTCACAAACCTCGCCCTATCGACGTCGAGCCTGCTCACCCGCTATCTGAACGAGATGCTCGTCGTTAGCCGCGAAGTGCGTGACCGCGCGAGCGGAGTGGTCCAAACGCCAGCCGACTATTCCGATCTCGGCGCTCTGTTGACCACCGTCGCGGTGATCTCTGTGGTGGCGCCGCTCCTCACGATCCTGCTCGTGCAGAGTTCACGGCTTCGCACCAGCGAGTAGGCTTGCCGGTGGCCGGGCTATCAGGAGGGGTGGTTACAACCCAATCGAGCACCGAGAACTGGACGAGCCCGTGGAGGATCCGCAGCGCCTCGTTGTGGGTGACGTGCTTATGGGCCTGCCCAGCGAGAATCTAGGCAAGCAGCAGATGGGGCGTGGCATCGGACATGGGGCGACCCACGGAACGAGAGGGTGACGGTCCTTTCCACGCCCGACCCAACGCGGGCGGAGAGCTTGTGGATTTGCCACGCGAGGCGGGCGCCGGGGCAAGCCTCGGCGGCGCGGGCTCACCTGAGGCGGCCGGGTCACGAGAGACGCCGGGCAACCTTGGGCGACCATGCCCGGCGGGCGACGACTTTTCCGTTCCAGAGCGCCTCGAGGTCCCCTTCGAGGTGGAACCGCGTAGCGTCCGCGGTCATGCCCACGGAGCAGCGAACGTCGACGACGCCGTCCGGACGCTCGAAAACGAGGCGGTGCGTGAAGCGGCTCTCGGCCGAAAGGGGATCGGCCGGGTCGATCCGATGTTCGGCGCGTGTCTCGTAGCAGAAAGTCGTTCCGGTCTCTGCGAAGCGGAGTGATGAGAGTGGCTGGTGCCAGCCCTGGACAAGCCTGCCATCGGCTCCTTCAGCGGCATATCGTTCGATCGCAGGCGCGCTTTCGGCGACGTAGCTCCTTTGAACCGGAAGATCGCTCGGGGCAGGGAGCACGCGTCCTAGGGGCCTTGCCGGAGAGCTCAATCGCGGCAGGGCGAGCCGGCCGTGGTGAATGTGGACGTCGCTCGGGCGCGGCGCCGGCCAGACCATGGGCCAGTACGACGCGGCGATCGACAGGCGGATGCGTTGACCCTTGCGGAAGCGATGCGCCTTGCTGTGGAACACCACCGTCACGCGGCGTTCCTGGCGTGCCGGCGGGCTCGCCGGTTCATCGAGGTTGTCGTCGAGCGCCAGATTGAGCATGGAGAAGGCGACCCGCCCCGCCGTTGCGTCCGGCGCGACGTCGACCAGTCGGATGGAGAGTTGGGCGATGGGCTCGTGCGATGACAGGGTCAGCTCGACCTGCGCCTTGCCATAGAGGACGACGTCTTCCCCGAGTGGCTCCGTCTCGAACGACAGCGAGCGGGCATCGTCGTCAGCTTGATCGAGCGGTTGACCTCCGTGACGACCGAAGTAGCCGGTGTCGCCTGCGGCCTGGCCGACGCGCAGGTCGAAGGGAACCTGCCATGCGGTGGAGGCAGCGCGGGACGTGCCGGTCCTGCCGATGCGACAATCGCCAGACGACGGCGCCGGCACCAGGCCCTGCGGGGCGAGGCACCAGGTGACGGGATGCGTCTCCTCGCTCGGCGGGCCACTTTCGATCCAAGCCCCGCGGCGAGTATCCACCACGTCCGCAGGCGGGTCGTACTCGCAGAGCCAGCAGCGCAGTTTGGGCCAGTCGAGGACTTGCTTCGGCTGCGGGTCCAGCCAGTGGCGCCACCATTCGAGCATGAGTTCCTGAAAGCCGATGGCCGGACCCGGATGGCCCTGGTCCGGATAGTGGTGGCCCCATGCCCCGACAACGCCCCAGGCAAGGTCCGGGCGGGCCTGCACGAGTGACATCACCGAGTTGGAGTAGCGGTCCGACCAGCCCCCGACGGCCAGCACCGGACACGAGATGCGCTCGCAATCGAACCGCACGGAACCGAAGCGCCAATATGCTCCACGCGCCTCCTCGCGAACCCAGGTCTCCAAAGGAAATGCGAGTTCGTCGAGCCGCCTCTGCCATTCCTCCCGCCACCCGGCGCCGAAGGTCGCGCTGTCGGGGGGCGAAGCGAGAATCGCCGGGAGCGTGGTGCCCCACTCGATGCTGTCCGTGAGCAGGCACCCGCCCATGTGGTGAATGTCGTCCTCGTAGCGATCGTGCGTGGCGCAGACCGCGATGACCGCCTTCAAGGCGTCCGGTGCATCGATGCTCGCCTGCAGGCTGGCGGTCCCACCCCAGGACGTGCCGAACATGCCGACGGACCCGTTGCACCACGGCTGGGCGGCGATCCATTCGATGACATTGCGGGCATCGGCAAGTTCGGCCGGCGCATACATGTCATCCATCAGGCCGGCGCTGTCTCCGGAGCCGCGCATGTCGACCCGCAGACATGCAAGGCCACGTGCCGCCAGCCAGGGATGATTGCGCTCGTCGCGAGCGCGCACCATGTCACGCTTGCGATAGGGAATGTATTCGAAGACCGCCGGCACCGGCTGCGACCACGCGGTTTGCGGCAACCAGAGGCGGGCCGAGAGCCGGGTTCCGTCAGGCATCTCGATGTTGACATGCTCGACGACTTCGACGTCCCCGGGCAGACCGGCGGATTGGCTCATGACCTGCCTGCTCCCGATCACTCAGATGGTTGTCTCGTGTGGAAGCGCGGCCGTTTCCGACCGCGCGCTGCGATGCCGATCAGCCCTCGAACCACCAGCGCCGTGCGAGGCGCCCGTCGTCGAGGCGCCGGCTCACACCCACCGCGCCATGCCCCATGCGGTCGCTGGCGCCGATCAGGATGTTCACGAAGGCCATGATGACGACACCGCCCTTGTCCCAAAGCATCTCCTGCGCCTTGAAGTAGAGTTCGCGACGCTTGGTTTCCTCCGCCTCGCCTCGCGCTGCCGCGAGCAACGCATCGAACTCGGTGTTGTCGAAGTAGGTCGCATCCCACTCCGAGGACGAATGATACTGGGACGTCAGCATCCAGTCCGCGGTCGGGCGCCCGTTGTAGTATGACGCACTCCACGGCTGCTTCATCCACACGTTCGACCAATAGCCATCCGCCGGCTGGCGCTTCACCTCGAGATTGATGCCGATCGGGGCGAGGCTCTCCTTCATGAGAACGCCCATGTCGACCGCGCCGGAGAAGGCACCGTCGCTCGTATTCAATTCGAGGTCGATTTTCGACAATCCAGCTTGTGTGAGATGCCACTTGGCCTTCTCGGGATCGTATTCCCGTTGCGGGAGTTGATCATTGTAGAACTGCTGGCCGCGCGCCAGGGGAATATCGTTGCCTATGGTGCCGAAGCCGCCGAGGATCTTGTCGACGAATTCCTGGCGCCGAACACCCCACTTGATCGCATTGCGCAGGTGAGCGTTGGAAAGCGGGTCGGTATCCGTGCGGATGTCCGTCGTATAGTGCTGGGTGCCGGAGACGGAAATGAGCTTGTAGCCCGCCAGCTTGCCGAGCCGGACCGCAGAGGTCACGTTCGGCGAGCCGATGACGTCGAGGCTGCTTCCGAGGAGACCCGAGACGCGGGCCGCCGGGTCGGTGATATTCCAGAGCTCGATGGAATCGAAGTGGCCTTGGTCGTCACGATAGAAGTTGGCGAACTTGCTGGCGATATAGCGCACGCCCGGCTCGAAATTCTCCAACTTGTAGGGGCCCGTGCCGACACCCGCACTCCAAGCGGTCTCTGCTTTGCCGATGAGCAGGCCGAAAGAAGAAAGGTGCGAGGGCAGGTCGAAATTCACCTCCGCCTGCTTCAGGATCACCGTGCTCGGGCCATCGGTACGGATCTCCGTGAGATTGCCGACGATCTGCTTGGCCTCCGCATTCTTGGAGGCATCGCCCTTGTGCTGGTTCAGCGACCAGACGACGTCTTCGGCCGTGAGTGACTTGCCGTCGTGGAACTCCACGCCCTGCCGCAGCCTGATCGCCCAGGTGCCATCGCGGTTGCCCTCCCAGCTTTCGGCGAGGCTCGGGACCGGCGTTCCCGTCGCATCGATCTCGGTCAGCGTGTCGAAGGTGGCGAATGCAGCCGACTGCGGGTGATCCGCACCGAGGCCGACGAGCGGGTCGAGCGTGTCCGTCGTGGCGCCGCCGTCGGCGCCGAGCCGCAGCGTCCCACCTGATTTGGGCATCGCTGCCTGGACCTTGCTCCAGAGTGACGTGGCAAGGCCGACTGAGAGCCCCGCTCCCACCGCCGCACGCATGAAGCTGCGGCGCGACAGGCGATCCTCGATGGCGCGCCTCTCGAGCGCTGCAAGCGAACGTTCGATCACGGTACTTCCTCCCTGTATGCGCGGACCCCGCATGGACGTTGCCAGCACCATTGGAGGGTGCACTCCAAGTCACGCAACGTCACTTCGAATATCCATTCTGAAAAGAATTTTTCAATCAAATTCTTCTGTCAGCGTACGTGCGTTTGCATCGCTGGGTGCCTGGGGATAGTGCTTCGTGGACAACCGTGGAGGATGTGATGGCCAGGAGGGATGAGCGCATCGACGATCGTCAGGTCGTGCCCGAGAGCCTCGTGTCGGTCGGCTCGGAAATGCGCCAGCTCCGCAAGGTCCGTGGCTTGACCCTGAAGGCGCTCAGCGATGCCTGCGGTGTCTCCGTCAGCCACCTCAGCGCGATCGAGCGGGGCGCATCGAACCCGTCGATGGACCTGCTGCACGATATTGCGACCGCCCTGGCCGTCTCGCCCGACTGGTTCTTCGCCAGGAGACCCGGCGCCGGACCACTCGAGCGTGCATGCATCGTCCGCGCCCAGAACCGGCGGAACCTCAACGTTCTCTACGGCCAGTCCCCGGCCGAACTCGGCTATACGGATCAACTGATCTCGAGCTCGATCGGCGGGCGCTTCTACATGGGCCTGGCGGTGTACGCCCCCTATACCGATGGCCCCGAGGAGCCCCTTCTCGAGCACGGTGGCGAAGAACACGGCCTCGTCATCGAGGGAGAGCTGGAGATGCAGATCGGCGATGAGTTCATCACGCTGCGCGAGGGCGACAGCTACAGCTTCGAGGGGCGCATTCCGCACCACGCCCGCAACCGCTCCAAGCGTGTGACGAAGCTCATCTGGGCGGTCTCGCCGGTCGTGATACCGAAGGACGTCGTGCAAGCCCAAGGCGCATCGACCGGACCGCGAAAGCGGAAGGGAAAGTAGCCCGGAATCCCGCGCCGGAATCGCGGCGAAGTCGTCGGGCGACACGAACATGGCCTTGGCGGAGAGGATGGGATCGGGAGCGAACCTTCTCCAGCCTAAGGCATTGAAATCATTTGTTTGACACGGCGCGCATCAGGCGCCCGGTCAAGAATTTACATCTAGCAGTACTGGAGGTGCCATGCTCGCGACCGAATACGCATCAAGGCCGGAGTGACAATCATCCGATGAAGTCTGCGCGCCGCTCAAGCAGGCACTCGTAGAGGAAATCGACGAAGAGCCGGACCCTCTGCACCCGTCGC
This genomic window contains:
- a CDS encoding CocE/NonD family hydrolase — protein: MSQSAGLPGDVEVVEHVNIEMPDGTRLSARLWLPQTAWSQPVPAVFEYIPYRKRDMVRARDERNHPWLAARGLACLRVDMRGSGDSAGLMDDMYAPAELADARNVIEWIAAQPWCNGSVGMFGTSWGGTASLQASIDAPDALKAVIAVCATHDRYEDDIHHMGGCLLTDSIEWGTTLPAILASPPDSATFGAGWREEWQRRLDELAFPLETWVREEARGAYWRFGSVRFDCERISCPVLAVGGWSDRYSNSVMSLVQARPDLAWGVVGAWGHHYPDQGHPGPAIGFQELMLEWWRHWLDPQPKQVLDWPKLRCWLCEYDPPADVVDTRRGAWIESGPPSEETHPVTWCLAPQGLVPAPSSGDCRIGRTGTSRAASTAWQVPFDLRVGQAAGDTGYFGRHGGQPLDQADDDARSLSFETEPLGEDVVLYGKAQVELTLSSHEPIAQLSIRLVDVAPDATAGRVAFSMLNLALDDNLDEPASPPARQERRVTVVFHSKAHRFRKGQRIRLSIAASYWPMVWPAPRPSDVHIHHGRLALPRLSSPARPLGRVLPAPSDLPVQRSYVAESAPAIERYAAEGADGRLVQGWHQPLSSLRFAETGTTFCYETRAEHRIDPADPLSAESRFTHRLVFERPDGVVDVRCSVGMTADATRFHLEGDLEALWNGKVVARRAWSPKVARRLS
- a CDS encoding peptide ABC transporter substrate-binding protein, with translation MVLATSMRGPRIQGGSTVIERSLAALERRAIEDRLSRRSFMRAAVGAGLSVGLATSLWSKVQAAMPKSGGTLRLGADGGATTDTLDPLVGLGADHPQSAAFATFDTLTEIDATGTPVPSLAESWEGNRDGTWAIRLRQGVEFHDGKSLTAEDVVWSLNQHKGDASKNAEAKQIVGNLTEIRTDGPSTVILKQAEVNFDLPSHLSSFGLLIGKAETAWSAGVGTGPYKLENFEPGVRYIASKFANFYRDDQGHFDSIELWNITDPAARVSGLLGSSLDVIGSPNVTSAVRLGKLAGYKLISVSGTQHYTTDIRTDTDPLSNAHLRNAIKWGVRRQEFVDKILGGFGTIGNDIPLARGQQFYNDQLPQREYDPEKAKWHLTQAGLSKIDLELNTSDGAFSGAVDMGVLMKESLAPIGINLEVKRQPADGYWSNVWMKQPWSASYYNGRPTADWMLTSQYHSSSEWDATYFDNTEFDALLAAARGEAEETKRRELYFKAQEMLWDKGGVVIMAFVNILIGASDRMGHGAVGVSRRLDDGRLARRWWFEG
- a CDS encoding helix-turn-helix domain-containing protein; this translates as MARRDERIDDRQVVPESLVSVGSEMRQLRKVRGLTLKALSDACGVSVSHLSAIERGASNPSMDLLHDIATALAVSPDWFFARRPGAGPLERACIVRAQNRRNLNVLYGQSPAELGYTDQLISSSIGGRFYMGLAVYAPYTDGPEEPLLEHGGEEHGLVIEGELEMQIGDEFITLREGDSYSFEGRIPHHARNRSKRVTKLIWAVSPVVIPKDVVQAQGASTGPRKRKGK